DNA sequence from the Acidobacteriota bacterium genome:
ATCCCCGCCCGGCGACGTGCCGGCGCCCCCCGGCCCCACCTGCTGTCGCAATGCGCCGTTCCCGCCGCGGCCCGCCCTGACGAAGTGGTGGCCCCGGACTGCGGAGATCCGCCGGTATGGGAGTTGACCGGGCAGGGCGGCTCGCACGCTGCGAAGCCGCGCGGGCGGGGTGCTAACTTTTTCTGCTAACTTTTGGTGCCTGAAAGGGGCGTCCTGGGACCCGATCTGACCCGATCTGACCCGAACGCGGTAGAGGCGGTCCCGGTCGGAAGAGCGCCAAAAACCCAAAGAAAAAGGCCCTTTTCGTTGAGGAAAGGGCCTGAAGAATTGGCGCGCCCGACAGGATTCGAACCTGTGGCCTTCGGCTCCGGAGGCCGACGCTCTATCCAGCTGAGCTACGGGCGCTTGTATCCACGATCCGCTCGCCAGCCGGATTCCCGGCGGCAGCGAGTACTGACCGCGTTGGCGCGCCCGGAGGGATTTGAACCCCCGACCTACGGGTTCGAAGCCCGGCGCTCTATCCAGCTGAGCTACGGGCGCGCGAACGGCCATCTTACCACGCGGTCCACCGGGAATCTGCGCCGCAGGAGTCTCGCGCCGGCAGACTCCCGACGCGACCCATCGTCGCACTACTCCCCGTAGGCGAATGCCGCCTCGAGTCGCGCCGGCTCGGCGGAGCGCATCTTCGCCCAGAGGTCTCCCACCTGCTCGAGGCGCGGAACGATGGACCGGATCGTGAAGTCCTGCGGCCGGAGACCGGCCGCGACCCCCTCGTGCGCCTCCGTCCAGGCGAGCGGCGTCGACACGCCGGCGAACGGGCTGGCGCGGGCGCTGTAGGCGCAGGCCAGCGTCTTGCCGTAGATGTTCTGCAGGTAGTCGATGTAGACGGCGTCGGGCCGCCGCTGCCGGACCATGCGCTCGACGGTGGCCGCCGCCGGGTGGGCGTCGGCCACCACCGTGGCGACGATCTGGCAGAAGATCATGCCCGCTTCGTAGGGTGTGCCGGGCGGGAGCGGAATGAAGATGTGGACGCCCTCGGAGCCGGAGGTCTTGGCGAAGCAGGGCACGCCGAGACGCTCCAGCTCGTCGTGGAGCCAGCAGGCGACATCGAGCACGCGGTCGAACGTTGCTTCCGGCATCGGGTCGAGGTCGAGGGCCACCTGGTCGGCAGACTCGAGATCGTCCAGCGTGGAGAACCACGGGTCCTGCGAGATGACGGCGAGTTGCGCCATGTAGAGCAGGGTCTGAAGCTGCCCGCCGACCAGGTACGGCACGACCGAGTCGGGCTTGGCGGGGCTCTCGCGGACGGTCGCCACGCGGAGGCCGTCGGGCAGCGGGTCCGGCGCGCGGTGCTGGTAGAACGACTTGCCGCCGACGCCGTTGGGAAACCGCTTCATGACGAGGGGCCGATCCGCGACCACCGGCAGCAGGTGCGGGGCCATGCGGAGCTGGAAGCGGAGCAGCTCGCCCTTGGTGATTCCCGGTTCGGGCCAGAAGACCTTGTGGAGGTTGCCGACGGGGACGCGCGCGCCGTCGTGGAGGACGAGGGTGCCGCGCCGGCGGTTGCGCTCCAGGTCCTCGAGTTGCGCCAGCAGGTCATCGACGCCCGGGTCCGGGTGCTCCGGTTCCGGTGCGGCCGCCCGGTGCTCCGGTCGTGCCGGGGCCGTCGCTCTCCCTGTCTGCGGTGAGGTGCGCGCTTCCTTCTCGACGCGGCCGGTCGGCCGTGTCGCGGCGCGTCGCGCGGGCGGATCGGCGGCGCCGCCCGGGGGCGGGCGCCGCGCCGGAAGCCGGACATCCGCCGGCCGCTTGTCTTCCCGCAGGCCGTGGTAGACGGGATGGCGCAGCACGCCGTCCGGCGTCCACTGGCTGAACCCCGTCTGCACGACGAGGACCGGCTCGACCCAGCGGCGCTTCTCGGACGGTTTCGGCTGTGTCAGCTCCACGAAAGGCGGCGCATCGGTCGCCAGCGGGGTGAGGAGGCCGGCGATGCGGTCGAGCTCGGCGTCGGTGAATCCGGTTCCGACCTGTCCCGCGAAGACGAGCGCCCCGGTCGCCGGTCGACCCTTGCCGGCGGCGTAGTAGCCGAGGAGGAGGGCGCCGAAGTGCGGGCGCGATCCGCGCGGCAGGGTCCAGCCGCCGACCACGAACTCCTCGGTGCGCGTGAACTTCACCTTCTGCCAACCGGAACCGCGGCTGCCGCTGGCGTAGCGCCCGTCGGGGCGCTTGACGATGATTCCCTCCCAGTCGCGCTTCAGGCCGCGATCCGCCAACGCCGCGCCGTTGCCGGTCGTGCTCTCGATCAGGCGTACCGGTTGCGAGCAATCCGGGCGCAGCAGGCGTTCCAGCCGCCGCCGGCGGTCGGTAAACGGGAGCGGCCGGAGATCCTCGTCCCCGTCGCGCAGCAGGTCGAAGACGACGAGCGCGGTCGCGACGCGGCATACCGCCACGCGCACGGCACCGCCCGTCGCGTGCAGCCGCCCCTGCAGGTGCTGAAACGGCAGCGCCGCGCCGTCGTCGCCGGTCGCCACGATCTCGCCGTCCAGCAGCACCGGACGGCGCAGCCGGCGTCCGAGGGCGGCCAGCGGCTCGACGAGATCGGGAAACTGCGCGGTCTTGTCGCGGCCCAGACGTGTGTAGAGGCAGGGGGGCGCCGAGCCGTCCAGCGCCACCAGGGCCCGTATGCCGTCGTACTTCGGTTCGAAGACGAGCTCGGGCCGCGAGAGCAGACGCGCGTGAGCGCTCGGCGGGGCCGATTCGGCCAGCATCGGCCGCACGTCGCGCGGGTCGCCGCGCCACGCCGTCGCCGCCTGCCGTCGCCGCACCTGACGCTTCGCCATGGAAACTACCAGCATACGGGAACCCCGGAGCGCGTCCTGCCGATATATTCAGGGAAGGAACAAGGAGCACGAACGATGGCCGCACGTCCAACCTGGAAGGGCCACCTGAAGGTGAGCCTGGTGACCGTCCCGATCCGGGTCTTTCCCGCGACCAACGCGACCGGCGTCATCCGGTTCAACCAGTTGCACGCCACCTGCCGGACGCGGATCCGCCAGAAGAAGTGGTGCGAGGAGTGCGACACCGAGGTGGACAAGTCGGAGATCGTCAAGGGGTTCGAGTTCGAGAAGGGGCGCTACGTCGTGATGGACGACGAGGACCTCGCCAAGGCGAAGCCCGAGTCGACCCGGATCATCAATCTGCTCCGGTTCGCCGACGTCGAGTCGATCGATCCCATCTACGTCGAGCGGCCGTACTACTTGGCGCCGGACGGGAAGGTCGCCGGCGAGGCGTTCGCGGTGCTCCGTGAAGCCCTCGAGGGCAAGGCGGGCATCGGCAAGCTGGCGCTGCTCGGTCGGGAGTACCTGGTCGCGGTGCAGCCGCGCGAGCGGGGGCTGATGATGTTCACGCTGCGCGCGGCGAGCGAGGTGCGCCGGATGTCGGCGATAGACGAGCTCGAGGACCTGCCGGAGACGGTCAACGAGGCCGAGGTGCAGCTTGCGCGGCAAGTGATTGGAACCTTCGCCGGCGATCTGGACCTGTCGGAGTTCACCGACGAGTACCAGGCGGAGTTGCGGCGCATCATCGACGCGAAGGTCGCCGGCGAAGAGGTGGTCGAGCAGGAAGCGGATTCTCCCGCCAAGGTCGTGAACCTGATGGAGGCGCTGCGCAAGAGCCTCGATCAGGTCAGCGCGTCGAAGAAGAAACCGGTGAAGGCGCCGGCGAAGCGGGCCGCGAAGGGCGCACGCAAACGAGCGTCCGGCGCGGCGGCGGCGGCCCCGGTTCGCAAGCGCAAGCGCGCATGACGGTCACACCGCGCAGGCACGCCCGCCGTGCATCGCGAAGGCGCCGCACCCGGTTGTCGGCAGCAGCGAGCGGCCCGGTCTGCGGTCAGGGCGACAAGTCGAACGCGGCCATCTGCCGGGCGTTCCGCACCAGGATGCGGCCGCCCGCCATGGCCGGGACGTTCCAGGTCTTGCCTTCGATCGCGCGAAAGCCGGCGACCTCGTCGTGGCCGTCCGGCGTCGCCCGCACCAGCACGAGGTCGCCCCGCTCGGTCAGCACCACCAGGTGGTCGCCCGCGGCCAGGAGCTGCCCGTAGCCGTAGCGCCCGCCCTTCCACCGCAGCTCGCCGGTGGCGGCGTCGATGCAGGCGAGTATCGAATTGTCGAGCCCGTAGATGTAGCCGTCGATCAACACGGAGCTGCTGAACTTGTTCTTCATCCGGTTCGATTCCCATACCGTCGCCGCGGTGAGGCGGCTGCCGGCGGGAGTCAGCTCGACGAGCGCGGCGCCCTTTCCGTAGCCGGCCGAGAGGAAGAGTCGCGTGTCGTTTATGACGAGCGGCTGTGCGATGTTGGGCACGACCGGGACGGTCCACGGATACTCCCACAGCAGCGCCCCGTCCGCCGGCCGCAGCCCGGCGGCCCGCTCGGCGGTGACCACCACGACTTGCCGGATGCCGCCCAGCGTCGCCAGCATGGGGGACGTATAGCCCTGGACGTCGTCCAGCACGTGCCAGGCGACGTCGCCGGTGAGGCGGTCGTAGGCGGCCACCGACCAGTCGCGGCCTCCCGGCTGGACCACGACCACGTCGTCGACGACGAGCGGTGCTCCTGACATCGCCCAGGGCAGGTTGGCGGCGCCGCCGTCGGCCAGGATGTCGCGTTCCCACAGGACCGCACCGGTGGAGGCGTCCAGGCAGACGAACCGACCGGTGGCGCCCAGTGCGTAGACCCGCCCGTCGTGCCAGGTCGGCGTGGCCCGCGGTCCCGGCCCGCCCAGCGTCTCCCGGAAGTGCGCCGGCCAGGCGTGCGTCCAGCGTTCGGCGCCGGAATCGACGTCGTAGGCGGCGACCACCTCCTCGTCGCGGCGTTGCTCGATGGTGAAGGCCAGCCCGTCCGCGATCACGAAAGAGGCGTACCCGCCGCCGATCGGTCCGCTCCAGAGCGGCTCGAGCCCCTCGGCGGGCCAGTCGGTGCGAATCGGCGTCTCCGTGTAGAGCCCGTCCCGGTGCGGGCCGCGGAAGTCGGTCCAGACGGCGTCGTGTTCGGGTACCGCCGGCGTCGCCCGGTTCTCACTCGTAGCGGCCTCCGCGGCGGCCGACGGGGCCGCGGCCGAATCGTTCCGATCCGCCTCCAACGCCGCGTAGTGCGCTTCCGGCGCTCCGAACGAGAAGAGCGGCCGCATGCCGTTGCCGGCGAACTCGATCTGCAGGTCGAAGGCGACTACCAGGAGGCCGACCACCCCCGCGGCGAAGGCCGCGAGCAGGACGACCCCGGCCAGCACGCGCCCCGCCAGCGCCGTCACGAGCCGCCTCCCGCCGCACTGGCCCTCTCTTGCAGGCAGGCGAAGAAGCGGTCCATCATCATCTTCGAGACGCCGCCGAGGAGCCGCTGGCCGACGCGGGCGATCGTGCCTCCGACCTGCGCCCTCCCGGTCACCGCGACGCTCGTCCGGGCGCCGCCGTCGGTCTCCGCGAGGGCGACTTCCG
Encoded proteins:
- the ligD gene encoding DNA ligase D — encoded protein: MLVVSMAKRQVRRRQAATAWRGDPRDVRPMLAESAPPSAHARLLSRPELVFEPKYDGIRALVALDGSAPPCLYTRLGRDKTAQFPDLVEPLAALGRRLRRPVLLDGEIVATGDDGAALPFQHLQGRLHATGGAVRVAVCRVATALVVFDLLRDGDEDLRPLPFTDRRRRLERLLRPDCSQPVRLIESTTGNGAALADRGLKRDWEGIIVKRPDGRYASGSRGSGWQKVKFTRTEEFVVGGWTLPRGSRPHFGALLLGYYAAGKGRPATGALVFAGQVGTGFTDAELDRIAGLLTPLATDAPPFVELTQPKPSEKRRWVEPVLVVQTGFSQWTPDGVLRHPVYHGLREDKRPADVRLPARRPPPGGAADPPARRAATRPTGRVEKEARTSPQTGRATAPARPEHRAAAPEPEHPDPGVDDLLAQLEDLERNRRRGTLVLHDGARVPVGNLHKVFWPEPGITKGELLRFQLRMAPHLLPVVADRPLVMKRFPNGVGGKSFYQHRAPDPLPDGLRVATVRESPAKPDSVVPYLVGGQLQTLLYMAQLAVISQDPWFSTLDDLESADQVALDLDPMPEATFDRVLDVACWLHDELERLGVPCFAKTSGSEGVHIFIPLPPGTPYEAGMIFCQIVATVVADAHPAAATVERMVRQRRPDAVYIDYLQNIYGKTLACAYSARASPFAGVSTPLAWTEAHEGVAAGLRPQDFTIRSIVPRLEQVGDLWAKMRSAEPARLEAAFAYGE
- a CDS encoding Ku protein codes for the protein MAARPTWKGHLKVSLVTVPIRVFPATNATGVIRFNQLHATCRTRIRQKKWCEECDTEVDKSEIVKGFEFEKGRYVVMDDEDLAKAKPESTRIINLLRFADVESIDPIYVERPYYLAPDGKVAGEAFAVLREALEGKAGIGKLALLGREYLVAVQPRERGLMMFTLRAASEVRRMSAIDELEDLPETVNEAEVQLARQVIGTFAGDLDLSEFTDEYQAELRRIIDAKVAGEEVVEQEADSPAKVVNLMEALRKSLDQVSASKKKPVKAPAKRAAKGARKRASGAAAAAPVRKRKRA
- a CDS encoding PQQ-binding-like beta-propeller repeat protein; translated protein: MTALAGRVLAGVVLLAAFAAGVVGLLVVAFDLQIEFAGNGMRPLFSFGAPEAHYAALEADRNDSAAAPSAAAEAATSENRATPAVPEHDAVWTDFRGPHRDGLYTETPIRTDWPAEGLEPLWSGPIGGGYASFVIADGLAFTIEQRRDEEVVAAYDVDSGAERWTHAWPAHFRETLGGPGPRATPTWHDGRVYALGATGRFVCLDASTGAVLWERDILADGGAANLPWAMSGAPLVVDDVVVVQPGGRDWSVAAYDRLTGDVAWHVLDDVQGYTSPMLATLGGIRQVVVVTAERAAGLRPADGALLWEYPWTVPVVPNIAQPLVINDTRLFLSAGYGKGAALVELTPAGSRLTAATVWESNRMKNKFSSSVLIDGYIYGLDNSILACIDAATGELRWKGGRYGYGQLLAAGDHLVVLTERGDLVLVRATPDGHDEVAGFRAIEGKTWNVPAMAGGRILVRNARQMAAFDLSP